DNA sequence from the Acidobacteriota bacterium genome:
CCTTGGCTGATTCCGCCAGGCGCTCCTCCTGCTTACTTTGCGCATGGGAAGTATGTGAGAAGAGAAATGCTCCGGCCAACAAGCCTGCACACACCAGCGGAAGCCGCTGCGCAGTGGCGCGAATACGCGACTGCTTGACTATGAATTAAAGTGCGAATTGCAGCATAGAACACCTCCAAATGTTGCCAATAAAACATACAGGCTGGGGAGAACTGTCTTGATTGTACAACACGATGGAGCAATCTTTTCAGACGAAGTCGCCACGAAATGGCGATGGCTGTCGATCCGGTAAGTCCCCAAGCACGAGACTGTGACGAAATATTGTAGGGATTTGCGCCCGGTTTTTTTCGTGCTAGACTTTGTTCATGAGCAAAGCAGGGAATCCTAAACGAAGCGTCAGCCAAAGGCGCAAATCGAAACGAATCATTCAAGGCTTCCTGGCCGTCATAGTAATCGCCGGGATTGCATCCGCGTGGTTCCTCGGCGGAAGTGGCGGCACGGTCGATTCGGCGGCTTCCCCGAAGAGCGGCACGGGCGCGATTGACCCAGAAACGCTTCCTGTCTCGCTCCGCAATCGCCTGGTGTTGCCGGCCAAGCCGTTGGATAAGCGCCCGTACACTTTGGAGCCGTCCAGCTTCAACGAGCCGGAAGTTCGCGCCTCCTATCAGGCTGCGCGCGACGTACCGGAAGTTCTGGAGCACATACCCTGCTACTGTGGCTGCTTCGCAAACTCGGGGCATCGGAATAATCTGGACTGCTTCAAGGATAACCACGGCGTAAGCTGCGCCCTTTGCCGGACGATCGCGGTTGAATCCAAAGCCATGTCGCAGGCGGGATTGCCCGTTGAGCAGATCAGCCTGGCCATCAATGAAAAGTATGCCCCTCGCGTTCGCTAAAATCTGATCTGCCAGTTCCCTGTTATCACCAAAGCATTCATAGTGAAGCAGCCTTTATACGAGCCTGCGCAGTGGCATCTCCGTACCTTTTTGTATTCATTCTGTATAACCTAATCCATGAATTGTTTCCTTGCCAGCGGTTGCCGATAATTCGACCTTGGTCTCCTTTCGAGTGTGCCTTGGTGGCCGCGTGCTCTGATCCCAAGGTGGCCGGGCGGTTTACCCTGAAGTGAACAAGTTAACAGGCGATTGCGGTTTTTCCGTATCTGGCCTTCTCAGAGCAGCCCGATAGCGGATAGAATGGCAAGATTGGATGTTAGTAAAAGGGTGGCATCCGCCCTCAAGGGAAACTGTATCCGGGATTTCCCATGTGCCTCCATGCTGAAAATGGAGATGGGGATCCGACACAACCCGGAAGTCAAGGTTGGGAATGGCAGAGAAAAAAGACCAACATCTGATCCAGGCTGGCGGACTAAGCGTTGATGAAATTAAAAACGCGATAGTCAAAAGCTCGTCAGAGAATAAATCTCTGATCGAGTCGGTGCTGGCCGATGATCGGGTTAGCGAAGAAGGTCTCGCCGACTCGCTAGCTGCCTATGCGCGATTCCCGCGCGTCAATCTGGCCACCGCTAACATCGATCCTGAAGCCGTCAAGCTTCTTCCGCAGGATATCGCTCGCAAGTATTTCTGTATCCCGATCCGGACAGAGGGCCGCCATATGTTGGTGGCCATGGCCAATCCGACCGACTACCGAGCCATGCAGGAGGTCGAGTTCAAGATCGGGCGCACCTTGAAGGTGCTGGTCTGCACGCGCACGGAAATTCTCGACGCAATTGCGAAATTTTACGAGCCGGAAAACAGCCTGAAGGCGTTCACGGATGGTCTGGATGACGCCACGGATCTGATGATCATCGCCGGCGACGGGAACACGGGCGCCGAGATTGACCTTTCCGACGGTAGAAGCCAGGCCGAGCTTCCCCCTGTCATCAAGGTCGTTAATCTGATTATTCAGGATGCGATCAACCAGCGCGCAACGGATATTCACGTTGAGCCCACTCTCAATGATGTCCAAGTCCGAGCCCGTATTGACGGTGTGCTGCGTCAATTGATGCAACTGCCGAAGTGGCTCGGGACGCCGATTAGTTCGCGTATGAAAGTTCTGGCGAAGCTGGATATCGCGGAGCGCCGTCTGCCCCAGGACGGACGCATAAAGGTCCAACGTGAAAGTAAATCCTATGATTTGCGCGTTTCCACGTTGCCAACATTGTTCGGCGAAAAGATCGTGCTCCGAATTCTTTCTTCCGGCACCGAACTTCCCACTCTGGAACAGGTAAATCTCGATCCCGCGGATTTGAAAATTCTGATGCGGTCGCTCAATCAACCGCAGGGACTGATCCTTGTTACGGGACCGACGGGAAGTGGTAAATCCACTACGCTGTACGCCAGCCTGGGTTATCGCAAGAGCGCTGAAGTGAATATCGTTACAGTGGAAGACCAGGTTGAATATCAGATGCAGGGGATCAATCAGGTCCAAGTCAACGTCAAGGCGGGATTGACGTTTGCCAGTTGTCTTCGATCCATACTGCGGCAAGACCCTGACGTAATTTTGATCGGCGAAATGCGTGATCTCGAAACGACTGAAATTTCCTTCCATGCAGCCATGACCGGCCACATGGTGCTCTCGACGTTGCACGCCAACAGCGCCATCGCCACCATCAACCGTTTACTCGATCTGGGCGTGGACCCGGTGCTGATCAGCTCCTCCATTACTCTGATTATCGCTCAGCGACTGCTGCGAAAACTTTGCCAGGAATGCAAGAAGCCATACGATCCTCCACCGGGAATGCTCGAACGACTCGGCGTTGTTCCTGATGGGACACAATACTTTCAGGCTGGCGGATGCCAGCGTTGCGGCGAAACGGGATTCTCCGGACGAATGGCCGTCCATGAGATGCTGACTGTCAACAACACCGTCCGCGAGCTGATCGTGCGCAAGGCATCTGAGTACGAGATCCAAGCCGCGATGCGGGCACAGGGAATGACTTTCCTGCTTGAGCGTGGCATGGACAAGGCCCGCGCGGGATTGACCGCCATCAGCGAACTCTTCCGAGTCCTGCAACTGGATGAACAGGAAGCATTCTCCGCCCAGAAGCAGGAGCGTTGCCCAAGCTGCAAAGCTACGGTTGAGGCTGAATATGCTCTTTGTCCCAACTGCCTCACTTCTCTGAAGACGCTCTGCGGCCGGTGCAATCAGCACCTGAAGCTGGATTGGAAGATGTGCCCGTACTGCAAGGCTCCCGTGACGGACGAGATGACCGATCCGGCGCGCCTTCTTCCTGCGGCCGATCTCAGCGGCGTTACCGACACGACTTCAGCAGAACCAGTTCACGTAACCACTTCCGGCATCCCGGCTTCTCCAATTACAGCAGTCCGCCGCCCGGCCGCTTCGTTGCGAACGGACGCCCCCTCGGCGAATGGCGACACCGCGCCTAGCAAGATGCCGCGTATCCTGATTGTTGATGATGACGCTGCTATCCGGTTGGTCGTAGCCAAATCGCTTGAACAGCTTCCATTTGATATCAACACCGAACTGGCTTCCAATGGAACGCAGGGTGTTGAGATGGCATCGAAAAACCATCCGGACCTGATCATTCTTGATGTCATGATGCCGGGCATGGATGGTTTTGCAGTGTGCGAAAAACTTCGGTCGCAAGTTGAGACCGCCTTCATTCCCATTATGATGCTGACCGCCAATCCAAGTGAGGAAGGCCGCATCCGCGGTTATATGGTGGGCACGGACGATTATGTCTCCAAGCCCTTCAATGTGGCCGAATTGAATGCGCGTGTCACCCGCCTCCTCCGTCGAGCCTATGGAATATCGTAAATCTGTAATTAAAGACTATTACATAACCCTTGGCGTTGGCCATGAGGCCACCACTTCGGAAATAAAGAAGGCATACAGGGCGTTGGCCCAGAGATTTCATCCGGACCATGTGCAGGGTTAGGAGACCATCACCGCGTCTGAAAAGATGATTCTGATCAATGAAGCTTTCGCAGTCCTTTCCGACGAACGGCGCCGGAAAGCCTTTGATCGCGAACTTCTATTGGAACGATCTCCCACGTCGATCCCCTTGGCGACACCCTCAGCTTCAAACGATTGGGAAATCCCCGTCGCTCCTATGTCCAGGCCGGGTGCCGGCAAGCCTCGGCAAAACTTAGACGTGGATAAGTCGGTTTCGCAGGACTTCTTTGAAAAGGTCAAGCTCCAGGTGATGCAAGCAGGCGAATCCGCGAAAATGAAGGATGAGAGCGAGCCCGGCTGGATGTGGTCGCTGCAAGGAAAAACCTGGGGTGGAAATTATTGGGTAGCCCTGCGAATTTTTCCGGTGCTCAATCCGAACATCACCCGTGAGCTACTCAAACAAATCGACGCGCTTATGTCCAAGCGCCGTTCGGGATGGAAAAACAATGCGTTTGTTTTTGTATTGGGATTTCAATCGCTGCAGGAAAGCGATATGGTCCTTAGACTCATACGGACGTACTGCTTGCGCGAGGAATACAGTGTTCCCCGCAATATGTTGAATATTTTAGTGATGGACGCCGCACAACGTCGTTCGATTGTCTGCGGCAAGCGCGCTGGCGATGAAGTTCTGCAAGCCCTCCTCAGTGCACTGGGCGCCTCCGCCTGAGAATTCTCCCAGCATACCCCGCCCGCAAAAAATCGCTTCGCGGGCCTCAACTACGAGGTTCCCGAAGCATTCCGCTCAATGACCTCTCGTGCATACGATCATTCGGATGGATTGGCGAGAGGCAAGTCGAAGTTGAAGCTGGCCCCGTGGCCAGGTTCGCTATCAACCCAGATGCTTCCCCGGTGCTGTTCGATGAGGGCACGGCAAATAGTCAGGCCAAGGCCTGTGCCATTCTTGGCTCCCTGCAGTTGCATGAATCGATCAAATACCCGCTCCAACTGATCCTTGGGAATTCCTGGCCCTTCATCCGTAACCGTAACGCGGATCGTCTGGCCAAAGTGGCCAACGCGAATTCGGACGACACTTTCCGGGGGAGAATATTTCAGAGCATTCGACAGAAGATTCGTGACAATCTGATCCAATCTGTCCCGGTCAGCCAGCACAGGAGGCAATGGATCGGGCTGATCAAGCTGGATGGAAACACGATGTGTCTCGGCCAGCGCACGCAAGCTGCGCATCGACCGCCGGACGATATCTCCCATATCGTGTTTATCCAGATGCAGTTCCATTTTCCCGGAATCAATTTTGGCGATGTCCAGCAGATCATTGATCAACCGTACCAACCGGTCCACGGCTGTTAGAGAAATTCCGAGTAGTTCCGTAGCCTCCGGAGGAAGTTCCCCGGCATAGCCACCCAGCAAGAGTTCGAGGGCTCCCTTGATGGAAGTCATGGGCGTGCGCATCTCATGCGAGGCCACGGAGATGAAATCATTCTTCATCTCATCAATCTCGCCTTCCTGCGTGGCATCGGCGAACGTAAAGAGATAGCCTCTAGCCTCAGGACCGTCCATTCCGGGCGCGGGATTGTGTGGTTGCACAATAATGCGGATAAACTTGCGCTTGGGAATTAACACCGGGAAGATCAATGTGAGCAGGTTCTTGGGAGGCGACGGCGTAATATTTCCAAGAGTCCGTAGCAGCTCTCCTGTCGCCTCGCGCTGGGAAAACTCCCGCGCCAACTCCATCAAATTCTTCCCGAGGAAATAATCTGCTGTCGTTCCAAGCCCCTCGACGAGGTAGCGATTAACGTAATGCACGCGCCAGTTAGCGTCCGTGACAAGAATGCCGCGGGCCAGGCTGTCGAGGATAAGTCCGGGATGTTGTAGTATGTCAGTCACGAAGTTGTGGCCATTGCCTCTTCCTATCAGCCGACGGCAAACGATTCGCTCAAGCGGTCTTGGCACTCTCTAATAGCTTCTTAATTTCATCCGCCAGACTCATCGGATTAAACGGCTTGACCAAGTAGCCGATGGCGCCCGGCTGGAGCCCTTTGCGGATCTCCGACTCCTGCGACTTCGCAGTCAAAAAGATGACTGGAATATCCCGCAGATTGGGGTCCAGTTTCAGCTTCTGACAAGTCTCATATCCATCCAGGCGCGGCATCATGCAATCCAGCAAAATCAAGTCCGGCTTTTCCGCAGCAGCCATGGCCAAGCCGTCGATGCCATCATTGGCAACAATAACAGTCCACCCACTCCGAAACTGCAGGCTGATCTGCGCCACCTTCCGGATATCCTGCTCATCCTCGACCAATAAGGCCTTGCGAATTTCCATTCTTATTCTTTCTTGCCGTGAAACTGCGCTGGACTCCACTTAGGCCGATTTGGGGGCCGCGAGAGAGAAAGCGGAGCGAATCGCGCGAAGGAAAGTGGCCATCTCCACCGGTTTGCGCAAAAATAGGGTCGCCCCAGCCTGCAGCACTTTCCCTGCTAACTCATCATTAACCGACAGACTAATTACCGGGACGGTTCTTGTCTTTGGATTTCCCTTGAGCATTCGCAGTACATCCACGCCTGTCATGTCGGGAAGAATCAGATCCAGGGTTATGACATCCGGATGGTGGAGCAGCACGGCATCAAGGACCTCACCGCCGGTACCCACTTCAATGGCGCGATGCCCTTCAAGATTCAACATGCGAACAATAATTCGCCGCGTGTCCGCATCGTCGTCCACAACCAGAACCAGCATGCTCTCCTGATTGTTCCTGACACTGGCTGGCGACTACTGCCATTAGACGGATTGCGCCATCGGAAGCAACATGGAAAATATACTCCCCCTGCCGGGGTCGCTGCGAACCCAGATTCTTCCACCATGGCTTTCCACGACGCCTCGACAGATGGCCAAACCCAAACCAGAACCCTGATGCTCTCGGGTCATCACGCTTTCGGCCTGTTCAAACTTATCGAAGATACGCGTCTGCGCCTCAAACGGAACACCCTTGCCTTCATCCTGGACCCATAAATGCAACATGCGGGGATTGTCGCTGGACGGCTCGGCGCCAATTCGCACCGTACCCATTGCAGGAGAGAACTTGACTGCATTTGCGATCAATTGTGCCAGCACTCGCTCCATGCTTTCTGGATCGACAAGTAGATTGGGCAGTCCTGGCATAATGCGGTTCTCAATTCGAACTTGACCCGGCTCGATTTGCGAAACGGCGATGGATCGCGAACGGGTAACCAGTTCCAAGACACCTACGGGGATCGGCTTCAATTGAAGTTTGCCGGTCTCCATGCGGAAAATTTCCAGGATGTCATTCACCAGCAAAATCAACCGGTCCGTGTTGCTGCTGGCGATGTCCAATAAGTCATGGATGGGACCGGGCACCGGACCGCCCGCGCCTCCCAGCACCAGACCCACGGCTCCCTTGATGGCCGTCAGCGGGGTTCGCAGTTCGTGCGAAACGGTCGAGATAAATTCACTCTTGCGGTGTTCCACTTCGCTGGCTGTCGTTCGCTCTCCGGTGGAGATAATGATGCCAACCAAGCTGGAGAGTTCACCAAAAACCGGCACGCAATACAACCGCAGGCTGCCCTTGTCGTCATGCAGCAGAAATACATTGTCACTGGCTTGGGACGGCTTGCGATAAATGGCCGCAGCGGTGGCTTTCAATTTTTCTGGAGCGACAACCACCTTGCGTAATTTCCCAACCGTGGACAACAGATCCAAAGAACGGATGTTCTCCGCGGTTCCCCCCAAATACTGCGTGAATCGTTGGTTGGCCTGCAACATTTTGCCGGAGGACTCAAACAGGCAGATGGGATAATCCATCGAATTGAGCGCGGTTTCAAAGCTGGTGGCCTGTTCCTGAAGATTGCGCGACAGCTTGCGCACTGCCTCGGTGCTCTGCTCCAAATCGCCCAACCACGTGGCTTCCTTCTCCCGTATCTGGCTGGAAATGTTGCTGACGGCCCGCGCCAGCGTGGTGATCTCATCGGAATCCGAGTCGGAATCCGAGTCTGTAATGTCGCGAGTTCCAGGCGAAATCTAGTCCGTTATTTTGGCCAGTTTTTCTACCGGGCCAAGGAGGTTTCGATCGATTGAAAGGCCGATGGCGAATAGCAATCCCACCACCCCCATGGCATAAACCGATAACCATAACAGTGTCGGGGGAATGTGATAACTAAAAAGGAAAGGAGAAAGGGCAATGGCCGCCAGGACCATTATTGAGGGCCATATGATGTGGCGACGAAGTTTGGATCGAAGAACCTTCATTGCCATTTAGTGCGAACAATTCATTGTAGGCTGTAAAGCCGCCAGTGACAAGAATTTGGGAACAACTTCAGAGTGTGGCATCGAAACTCTAATGGTACATGAAGTTTGCGCGCTTCTGTCGCATCCCCATCAGGAGCGAACCTGCCCCTTAAGCGGGTGCTGCCACAGCAAATGATCCAGACCATCAGAAAAGACTCTCGGAGGCCTTGGGCTTTGCCGCCGCAACTGCCGCGACGGGCGCATACGACCGGCGGTGTTGCCGCGTGGCGCCCAGATTGCGCAGCGCCGCGCAGTGTTCGGCGGTACCGTAGCCTTTGTTTTGTCCTAGATTGTAGCCAGGAAATATCCGCTCATATTCCTGCATCCTGCGGTCCCGCTCCACCTTGGCAAGTATGGATGCAGCGGCAATGGAGAGGCACAGCGCGTCGCCATGAATCAGGGATAATTGCGGAGTCATCAGGTCCAGCCGTAGCGCGTCCACAAAAACAAAATCAGGTTCGGGATGCAGGGTCAACACGGCTTGGCGCATCGCCACTCGTGAGGCCTGATAGACATTAATTCGATCAATCTCCCCCGCATCGACTTCGGCAACGGACCAGCTTAACGCGGTGGCCTTGATCTGCGCTTCGAGTTCCTCACGCCGGGCGGCGGTGAGTTGCTTACTGTCGTTGATTCCTTTAATGCGGAGGGAGGGATTCAGGATAACGGCGGCGGCCATGACTGGTCCAAACAAGGCTCCGCGCCCGGCTTCGTCCGCACCCGCTGGGCGCTCAAAACCCGCGATGGCGGCCTGCTTCTCGAACCAGCGCGTACATCCGTTTCGATGATTTTTCTGACGGAGTTTGTTGAGCCGAAATTTATTGAGTATGTATCGCGGCGGAGTGGGGAAGTGCTGACCCGGGCCGGATAAACTTTCGAGACGGCCCAGCTCGAATGACCCGGAGCGATCCGCATCGCTCGCAGACTCTTCCACAAACAACCGTAAGTTGCCTGAGGGCAGATTGCTCCGGGTCAAAGCGGTATCTCGCTAGTTCTTGTTCTGAATCTGCTCGCGAATGCGGGCAGCCTTACCGCGCAGTCCACGCAGGTAATAGAGCTTTGCGCGGCGGACGGTCCCGCGACGCACCAGATCCACTTTCTCTACCGTGGGAGAGTGGAACGGGAAGATACGCTCGACGCCCTGGCCAAAGCTGATCTTGCGTACGGTGAAGGTGCGCGACGGGCCGAGATTACGCTCGCCGATGACCACACCCTCAAACGCCTGGACGCGTTCTTTTTCGCCTTCCTTGATTTTCACGTGAACCCGAACGGTATCACCGGGACTGAAGGGTGCAATCTCTTTGCGCCGCTCCACTTTGGTTGCTCTCTCAAATGCGTTCATTGCTCGTCTGCTTTCCGCGCGGGGGAATTCATCCTCTCCGCGCCTTTCAATTCTTCCAGCCACCCTCGTTGCTCCGCGTCAAGCTTGGCGATGCGAAGCAGGTCCGGCCGGTTCTTCCAGGTTTTTTCAAGCGCCTTGCGGCGTCTCCAAATTTCAATCTGCCGGTGATTGCCCGAGAGCAGCGCTTCCGGTACCTTCATCTCGCGGGGCATCTCGCTGCCTTGATCTGAATGAAGATCCGTATAGACAGCGGGCCTCGTGTAATGAGGACAGTCTAAGATTCCGACCGCCTCTTCGCTCCCGGCCTCCGCCTCACTCCCCACACCATTCTCCACATTGACCGGCACCGAGAATGATTCGCGGACAGCCGACTGCGCGTTTCCCAAAACTCCCGGCAACAGTCGCGCGATCGTGTCTACCACCACCGCTGCGGCCAACTCTCCGCCGGAGAGCACGTAATCGCCGATCGAAAGTTCCTCGTCGGCAAGATACTCGGCCACTCGCTCATCCACGCCCTCGTAGCGACCGCAGAGAAAAATCAGCCTATCTTCCCTGGCCAGCCGCGCCGCTTGCGGCTGCCGGAACCGTTGCCCCTGCGCCGACAGCAGAATCACGCGACCGCGTCCACTTGCGCTCTGCCGCTTCGACTGCAACTCAGCCACCGCCCGAAACAGCGGCTCCGGCTTGAGCACCATGCCCTCTTCGCCGCCAAATGGCCGATCATCAACGGTCTTGTGCCGGTCCTCGGTAAACTGGCGCAAATCGTGGATGGCCAAATCCATCAGCCCCGTCTCCCGGGCCCGGCGTATCATGCCGTGCTCGAAGGGTCCGGAAAAAAACTCGGGAAAAATGGTGACGATATCAATCGTCATTTATACCACTGCCGTCATTCATACCACTGCATTTCCGCGATCCTAAATTTCCTTTGCCCGTGGAGCGTTTTCCTTCCGCTCCTTCTCGCCGAGGTTCACATCCAGCAATCCCTCCGGCAGTCTTACATGGATAACCCGTCCGGCCACATCCACCGACGTGCAGATTTCCGCCGCGAACGGTATCAGCGCTTCATAGCTACGATTCGGGTTGCGATTGTCCTCACCGCTCACCGCAACATGCAGAAGTGCAACACCGCCGGGTTCTTCCCAATTCGTAACGCGACCGATTACCTTGCCGCCTTCGACGCCGCCTTCGACGCCGCCTTCGACGCCGCCTT
Encoded proteins:
- a CDS encoding response regulator, which encodes MAEKKDQHLIQAGGLSVDEIKNAIVKSSSENKSLIESVLADDRVSEEGLADSLAAYARFPRVNLATANIDPEAVKLLPQDIARKYFCIPIRTEGRHMLVAMANPTDYRAMQEVEFKIGRTLKVLVCTRTEILDAIAKFYEPENSLKAFTDGLDDATDLMIIAGDGNTGAEIDLSDGRSQAELPPVIKVVNLIIQDAINQRATDIHVEPTLNDVQVRARIDGVLRQLMQLPKWLGTPISSRMKVLAKLDIAERRLPQDGRIKVQRESKSYDLRVSTLPTLFGEKIVLRILSSGTELPTLEQVNLDPADLKILMRSLNQPQGLILVTGPTGSGKSTTLYASLGYRKSAEVNIVTVEDQVEYQMQGINQVQVNVKAGLTFASCLRSILRQDPDVILIGEMRDLETTEISFHAAMTGHMVLSTLHANSAIATINRLLDLGVDPVLISSSITLIIAQRLLRKLCQECKKPYDPPPGMLERLGVVPDGTQYFQAGGCQRCGETGFSGRMAVHEMLTVNNTVRELIVRKASEYEIQAAMRAQGMTFLLERGMDKARAGLTAISELFRVLQLDEQEAFSAQKQERCPSCKATVEAEYALCPNCLTSLKTLCGRCNQHLKLDWKMCPYCKAPVTDEMTDPARLLPAADLSGVTDTTSAEPVHVTTSGIPASPITAVRRPAASLRTDAPSANGDTAPSKMPRILIVDDDAAIRLVVAKSLEQLPFDINTELASNGTQGVEMASKNHPDLIILDVMMPGMDGFAVCEKLRSQVETAFIPIMMLTANPSEEGRIRGYMVGTDDYVSKPFNVAELNARVTRLLRRAYGIS
- a CDS encoding response regulator — its product is MEIRKALLVEDEQDIRKVAQISLQFRSGWTVIVANDGIDGLAMAAAEKPDLILLDCMMPRLDGYETCQKLKLDPNLRDIPVIFLTAKSQESEIRKGLQPGAIGYLVKPFNPMSLADEIKKLLESAKTA
- a CDS encoding response regulator, with translation MLVLVVDDDADTRRIIVRMLNLEGHRAIEVGTGGEVLDAVLLHHPDVITLDLILPDMTGVDVLRMLKGNPKTRTVPVISLSVNDELAGKVLQAGATLFLRKPVEMATFLRAIRSAFSLAAPKSA
- a CDS encoding HAMP domain-containing histidine kinase, which codes for MGDLEQSTEAVRKLSRNLQEQATSFETALNSMDYPICLFESSGKMLQANQRFTQYLGGTAENIRSLDLLSTVGKLRKVVVAPEKLKATAAAIYRKPSQASDNVFLLHDDKGSLRLYCVPVFGELSSLVGIIISTGERTTASEVEHRKSEFISTVSHELRTPLTAIKGAVGLVLGGAGGPVPGPIHDLLDIASSNTDRLILLVNDILEIFRMETGKLQLKPIPVGVLELVTRSRSIAVSQIEPGQVRIENRIMPGLPNLLVDPESMERVLAQLIANAVKFSPAMGTVRIGAEPSSDNPRMLHLWVQDEGKGVPFEAQTRIFDKFEQAESVMTREHQGSGLGLAICRGVVESHGGRIWVRSDPGRGSIFSMLLPMAQSV
- a CDS encoding ribonuclease HII, giving the protein MTRSNLPSGNLRLFVEESASDADRSGSFELGRLESLSGPGQHFPTPPRYILNKFRLNKLRQKNHRNGCTRWFEKQAAIAGFERPAGADEAGRGALFGPVMAAAVILNPSLRIKGINDSKQLTAARREELEAQIKATALSWSVAEVDAGEIDRINVYQASRVAMRQAVLTLHPEPDFVFVDALRLDLMTPQLSLIHGDALCLSIAAASILAKVERDRRMQEYERIFPGYNLGQNKGYGTAEHCAALRNLGATRQHRRSYAPVAAVAAAKPKASESLF
- a CDS encoding 50S ribosomal protein L19 gives rise to the protein MNAFERATKVERRKEIAPFSPGDTVRVHVKIKEGEKERVQAFEGVVIGERNLGPSRTFTVRKISFGQGVERIFPFHSPTVEKVDLVRRGTVRRAKLYYLRGLRGKAARIREQIQNKN
- the trmD gene encoding tRNA (guanosine(37)-N1)-methyltransferase TrmD; amino-acid sequence: MTIDIVTIFPEFFSGPFEHGMIRRARETGLMDLAIHDLRQFTEDRHKTVDDRPFGGEEGMVLKPEPLFRAVAELQSKRQSASGRGRVILLSAQGQRFRQPQAARLAREDRLIFLCGRYEGVDERVAEYLADEELSIGDYVLSGGELAAAVVVDTIARLLPGVLGNAQSAVRESFSVPVNVENGVGSEAEAGSEEAVGILDCPHYTRPAVYTDLHSDQGSEMPREMKVPEALLSGNHRQIEIWRRRKALEKTWKNRPDLLRIAKLDAEQRGWLEELKGAERMNSPARKADEQ